In a single window of the Microbacterium sp. SL75 genome:
- a CDS encoding SURF1 family protein, which produces MTSTPTTEPAPPQIFPPTLREVMLRPRWIALLAFSLIVAGALAWLGQWQLGRAVDTAPPEPGQTEIVRPLADVVQPGDYLAEPLVGQRVETSGTWVASDFIVVSSRYNDDVQGYWVTGQLRVAGAAQPTSIAVATGWTSSRDQADAAADELRAEAEADPTAVVEVTGRLISDEGASIPPADADPLTLVKMSPAMLLGRWHDTQGLDVYRQYIASQTAIGPLDAIASPAPDERSRVNWLNIFYAAEWAIFAGFALYLWYRLARDAWEKEVEDLEDEQSEALAAGAAESRD; this is translated from the coding sequence ATGACCTCCACCCCCACGACCGAGCCGGCTCCGCCGCAGATCTTTCCGCCGACGCTGCGGGAGGTCATGCTGCGGCCGCGCTGGATCGCGCTGCTGGCGTTCTCGCTCATCGTGGCGGGCGCGCTGGCGTGGCTGGGGCAGTGGCAGTTGGGGCGCGCGGTCGACACCGCACCCCCCGAGCCGGGTCAGACCGAGATCGTGCGACCGCTCGCCGACGTCGTCCAGCCGGGCGACTACCTTGCCGAGCCCCTCGTGGGACAGCGGGTCGAGACGAGCGGCACCTGGGTGGCATCCGACTTCATCGTCGTCTCGTCGCGGTACAACGACGACGTCCAGGGCTACTGGGTGACCGGGCAGTTGCGCGTCGCCGGCGCGGCTCAGCCGACGTCGATCGCCGTCGCCACCGGGTGGACGAGCAGCCGCGATCAGGCCGATGCGGCCGCCGATGAGCTGCGCGCCGAGGCCGAGGCCGATCCCACCGCGGTGGTGGAGGTCACCGGCCGTCTCATCTCCGACGAGGGGGCGTCCATTCCGCCCGCCGACGCCGATCCTCTGACGCTCGTGAAGATGTCGCCGGCCATGCTGCTGGGCCGCTGGCACGACACGCAGGGTCTCGATGTCTACCGGCAATACATCGCGTCGCAGACGGCGATCGGCCCGCTCGACGCGATCGCATCGCCCGCGCCCGATGAGCGCTCGCGCGTCAACTGGCTCAACATCTTCTACGCGGCCGAGTGGGCCATCTTCGCCGGCTTCGCGCTGTACCTCTGGTATCGCCTCGCGCGCGACGCCTGGGAGAAAGAAGTGGAAGATCTCGAGGACGAACAGTCCGAGGCCCTCGCGGCGGGCGCCGCGGAATCCCGCGACTAG
- a CDS encoding DUF3817 domain-containing protein: MPRAPKLASFPAIRGALKFYQICSIITGIGLLLLVAEMILKYTPIHVELFLGGSGGFLWFADAVPGPDCQWFSLFVPGGNGCSILSTGDGVNVSLAILVVHGWFYVVYLISCFRVWSLMRWPFRRFVFLALGGVVPFLSFILEVRTARRVRAYLAEREAAKAAAPVPAPEGNR, encoded by the coding sequence ATGCCCCGCGCCCCCAAGCTCGCCTCTTTCCCGGCGATCCGCGGAGCCCTGAAGTTCTACCAGATCTGCTCGATCATCACGGGTATCGGCCTGCTGCTGCTGGTCGCCGAGATGATCCTGAAGTACACGCCCATTCACGTGGAGCTGTTCCTCGGCGGATCCGGTGGATTCCTGTGGTTCGCGGATGCCGTGCCCGGCCCCGACTGCCAGTGGTTCTCGCTCTTCGTCCCCGGCGGTAACGGCTGCTCGATCCTGTCGACCGGCGACGGCGTGAACGTCTCGCTGGCGATCCTGGTGGTCCACGGTTGGTTCTACGTCGTCTACCTCATCTCGTGCTTCCGCGTGTGGAGCCTCATGCGGTGGCCGTTCCGCCGGTTCGTCTTCCTCGCCCTCGGTGGCGTGGTGCCGTTCCTCTCCTTCATCCTCGAGGTGCGCACCGCCCGTCGCGTGCGCGCCTATCTCGCCGAGCGTGAGGCCGCGAAGGCCGCCGCTCCCGTTCCCGCCCCGGAAGGCAACCGGTGA
- a CDS encoding ABC transporter permease subunit, with protein MPRRRRSILTLLSGLFAAALVLGFAPASTAAVNDEDLPYSITVNVRSEGEPVAQAKVTATDGSFTGEATTDERGRATIKVPTKEGSWTVDLDRNSLPSGVTVPDGQEFERQVQFGSSSTVSSNFTLGAAERQTVGFMDQLLSRTVNGLNFGLMLALAAIGLSLVFGTTGLSNFAHGEMVTFGAIAALFLSAGTGWSIWIAIPLAVVLSGVFGLAMDAGIWRPLRRKGLGIVQLMIVSIGLSLALRYVFQIFIGGGTQQLPGASSDIIPGLGSIRISVTDLTSMGISIVVIAAFAWFLTRTRLGRATRAVSDNPSLAAASGIDVDNVVRMVWILASALAGLAGVLWAYFRPGIRWDMGSGILLLMFAAVVLGGLGTAFGALIGSIVVGLLVEVSTLWIPSDMKYVGALVVLIVILLFRPQGILGRRERIG; from the coding sequence ATGCCTCGCCGTCGACGCTCGATCCTGACGCTGCTGTCAGGACTCTTCGCTGCCGCTCTGGTGCTCGGGTTCGCCCCCGCATCGACGGCAGCCGTCAACGACGAGGATCTTCCCTATTCCATCACGGTGAACGTGCGCTCCGAGGGAGAGCCCGTCGCTCAGGCGAAGGTCACCGCCACCGACGGTTCCTTCACGGGCGAGGCCACGACAGACGAGCGCGGTCGCGCGACAATCAAGGTCCCCACCAAAGAGGGGTCCTGGACAGTGGACCTGGATCGCAACTCCCTCCCCTCGGGTGTGACTGTTCCGGACGGCCAGGAGTTCGAGCGGCAGGTGCAGTTCGGCAGCTCCAGCACCGTCTCGAGCAACTTCACCCTCGGCGCCGCGGAACGCCAGACGGTCGGCTTCATGGACCAGCTGCTCTCGCGCACGGTGAACGGCCTGAACTTCGGCCTCATGCTCGCCCTCGCCGCGATCGGACTCTCGCTCGTGTTCGGCACGACGGGCCTGTCGAACTTCGCCCACGGCGAGATGGTGACCTTCGGCGCCATCGCCGCGTTGTTCCTGAGCGCGGGCACCGGATGGTCGATCTGGATCGCGATCCCCCTCGCGGTTGTCCTCTCGGGAGTCTTCGGCCTCGCGATGGATGCCGGGATCTGGAGGCCCCTTCGAAGGAAGGGTCTCGGCATCGTCCAGCTCATGATCGTCTCGATCGGTCTGTCACTGGCGCTGCGCTACGTGTTCCAGATCTTCATCGGCGGCGGCACGCAGCAGCTCCCGGGCGCGTCGAGCGACATCATCCCGGGCCTCGGATCGATCCGCATCAGCGTGACCGACCTGACGAGCATGGGCATCTCGATCGTCGTGATCGCGGCCTTCGCGTGGTTCCTCACCCGGACGCGTCTGGGCCGGGCCACCCGTGCGGTGTCCGACAACCCCTCGCTCGCCGCCGCCAGCGGCATCGACGTCGACAACGTCGTGCGCATGGTCTGGATCCTGGCATCCGCTCTCGCCGGTCTCGCGGGCGTGCTGTGGGCCTACTTCCGCCCCGGCATCCGCTGGGACATGGGTTCCGGCATCCTGCTGCTCATGTTCGCCGCCGTCGTGCTCGGCGGACTCGGTACCGCGTTCGGAGCTCTCATCGGCTCGATCGTGGTCGGCCTCCTCGTCGAGGTGTCCACCCTGTGGATCCCCTCCGACATGAAGTATGTGGGCGCCCTCGTCGTGCTCATCGTCATCCTCCTCTTCCGGCCGCAGGGCATCCTCGGCCGCCGAGAGCGAATCGGGTAG
- a CDS encoding GuaB3 family IMP dehydrogenase-related protein produces MEIDLGRAKRARRAYTFDDIAVVPSRRTRNPEDVSTAWTIDAFPFEIPVLGAPMDSVVSPRTAIELGRLGGLGVLDLEGLWTRYDDPEPLLAEIATLADADATRRMQELYAEPIKPELVRDRLAEVRAAGVTVAGALTPQRTQDLYETVVAAGVDLFVIRGTTVSAEHVSKVAEPLNLKKFIYDLDVPVIVGGAATYTAALHLMRTGAAGVLVGFGGGAASTTRATLGLHAPMATAVADVAGARRDYLDESGGRYVHVIADGGVGTSGDIVKALAMGADAVMLGVALARATDAPGRGFHWGPEAHHPKLPRGRRVEVDRVGPLEQVLYGPAPVADGTANLIGALKKSMATTGYSDLKEFQRVEVVVAPYGH; encoded by the coding sequence ATGGAGATCGATCTCGGCCGCGCCAAGCGCGCCCGCCGCGCGTACACCTTCGACGACATCGCCGTCGTGCCGTCGCGGCGCACGCGCAACCCCGAAGACGTCTCGACCGCGTGGACCATCGACGCGTTCCCCTTCGAGATCCCCGTGCTCGGTGCCCCCATGGATTCCGTGGTCAGCCCCCGCACGGCGATCGAGCTGGGCCGCCTCGGCGGACTGGGCGTGCTCGATCTCGAGGGGCTGTGGACGCGCTACGACGACCCCGAGCCCTTGCTGGCCGAGATCGCCACGCTCGCGGACGCCGATGCCACGCGTCGCATGCAAGAGCTCTACGCCGAGCCCATCAAGCCCGAGCTCGTGCGCGATCGCCTCGCCGAGGTGCGGGCCGCGGGCGTCACGGTCGCGGGCGCCCTCACGCCGCAGCGCACGCAGGACCTGTACGAGACCGTGGTCGCCGCGGGCGTCGACCTGTTCGTGATCCGAGGCACCACGGTGTCGGCGGAGCACGTGTCGAAGGTCGCCGAGCCGCTCAACCTCAAGAAGTTCATCTACGACCTCGATGTCCCCGTGATCGTGGGCGGGGCGGCCACCTACACGGCCGCTCTGCACCTCATGCGCACCGGTGCCGCGGGCGTGCTCGTCGGGTTCGGCGGGGGAGCGGCTTCGACCACGCGCGCCACCCTCGGACTGCACGCCCCGATGGCCACCGCGGTGGCCGACGTCGCCGGCGCTCGCCGCGACTACCTCGACGAGTCGGGCGGACGCTACGTGCACGTGATCGCCGACGGCGGGGTGGGCACCTCGGGCGACATCGTCAAGGCGCTCGCCATGGGCGCCGACGCGGTCATGCTCGGAGTCGCGCTCGCCCGCGCGACCGATGCCCCCGGCCGCGGCTTCCACTGGGGTCCCGAAGCGCACCACCCCAAGCTTCCCCGCGGTCGTCGTGTCGAGGTCGACCGCGTCGGTCCGCTCGAGCAGGTCCTCTACGGCCCCGCTCCGGTCGCCGACGGCACGGCCAACCTCATCGGCGCCCTCAAGAAGTCGATGGCGACCACCGGGTACTCCGACCTCAAGGAATTCCAACGCGTCGAGGTCGTCGTCGCCCCTTACGGGCACTGA
- the guaB gene encoding IMP dehydrogenase → MEQHDPFGFIGLTYDDVLLLPGHTDVIPSEADTSSRLSRRITVATPLLSSAMDTVTEARMAIAIARQGGIGIVHRNLSIEDQAGIVDQVKRSESGMVSNPITTNPDATVAEVDAMCAQYRISGLPVVDLDGVLVGIITNRDMRFVSGFERQTTKVRDVMTKDGLITGHVGIHANDVIATFAKHRVEKLPLVDDDGKLAGLITIKDFDKSEKYPLATKDDQGRLRVGAAIGFFGDAWQRAEALRDAGVDVLVVDTANGQSAGVIDIVSRLKADSSFDHIDVIGGNVATREGAQALIDAGVDAVKVGVGPGSICTTRVVAGVGVPQVTAIYEAAKAAIPAGVPVIADGGLQYSGDIAKALVAGADTVMLGSLLAGTDESPGEIVFQGGKQFKQYRGMGSLGALQTRGKKTSYSKDRYFQADVPSDDKLIPEGIEGQVPYRGPVAAVAYQLIGGLRQSMFYVGARTVEELKSKGRFVRITSAGLKESHPHDVQIVVEAPNYKK, encoded by the coding sequence ATGGAGCAGCACGACCCGTTCGGTTTCATCGGACTGACTTACGACGACGTGTTGCTGCTTCCCGGCCACACAGACGTCATCCCGAGCGAGGCCGACACGTCGTCGCGTCTGAGCCGCCGAATCACGGTGGCCACGCCCCTGCTCTCGAGCGCGATGGACACCGTCACCGAGGCGCGCATGGCGATCGCCATCGCGCGTCAGGGCGGTATCGGCATCGTCCACCGCAATCTCTCGATCGAGGACCAGGCCGGCATCGTCGACCAGGTCAAGCGCAGCGAGTCGGGCATGGTCTCGAACCCGATCACCACGAATCCGGATGCCACGGTGGCCGAGGTCGACGCGATGTGCGCGCAGTACCGCATCTCGGGCCTGCCGGTGGTCGATCTCGACGGCGTTCTGGTCGGCATCATCACGAACCGCGACATGCGCTTCGTCTCGGGCTTCGAGCGCCAGACGACCAAGGTCAGGGACGTCATGACGAAGGACGGCCTGATCACCGGGCACGTCGGCATCCACGCCAACGACGTCATCGCGACGTTCGCGAAGCACCGCGTCGAGAAGCTCCCGCTCGTCGACGACGACGGCAAGCTCGCCGGCCTCATCACGATCAAGGACTTCGACAAGAGCGAGAAGTACCCCCTCGCCACCAAGGACGACCAGGGGCGACTACGCGTGGGCGCTGCCATCGGTTTCTTCGGTGACGCGTGGCAGCGTGCCGAGGCCCTGCGCGACGCGGGCGTCGACGTCCTCGTCGTCGACACGGCGAACGGGCAGTCGGCCGGGGTCATCGACATCGTGAGCCGTCTCAAGGCAGACTCCTCGTTCGATCACATCGACGTCATCGGTGGCAACGTCGCGACCCGCGAGGGCGCCCAGGCGCTCATCGACGCGGGAGTGGATGCCGTCAAGGTCGGCGTCGGTCCGGGCTCGATCTGCACCACCCGCGTGGTCGCGGGCGTCGGCGTGCCGCAGGTCACCGCGATCTACGAGGCCGCGAAGGCGGCGATCCCCGCGGGCGTGCCCGTGATCGCCGACGGCGGCCTGCAGTACTCGGGCGACATCGCCAAGGCCCTCGTGGCGGGCGCCGACACCGTCATGCTCGGCTCGCTCCTCGCCGGTACCGACGAGTCGCCGGGCGAGATCGTGTTCCAGGGCGGCAAGCAGTTCAAGCAGTACCGCGGGATGGGCTCGCTCGGCGCTCTGCAGACGCGCGGCAAGAAGACCTCGTACTCGAAGGACCGCTACTTCCAGGCCGACGTCCCCAGCGACGACAAGCTCATCCCCGAGGGCATCGAGGGTCAGGTCCCGTACCGCGGGCCGGTCGCCGCGGTGGCGTACCAGCTCATCGGGGGCCTTCGCCAGTCGATGTTCTACGTCGGTGCACGCACCGTCGAGGAGCTCAAGTCCAAGGGCAGGTTCGTCCGCATCACGTCGGCGGGTCTGAAGGAATCGCACCCGCACGACGTCCAGATCGTGGTCGAGGCGCCGAACTACAAGAAGTAA
- the guaA gene encoding glutamine-hydrolyzing GMP synthase, translating into MTEQTETSQRPVLVVDFGAQYAQLIARRVREAGVYSEIVPHTASAQEIAAKNPVGIILSGGPSSVYEEGAPSLDADVFDLDVPTLGICYGFQVMAKALGGEVANTGLREYGATDATVVTEGTLLEGQPAEQNVWMSHGDQVSRAPEGFEVLARTAHTPVAAFANDARRMYGVQWHPEVKHSDHGQHVLENFLHKAAGLPADWNSGNVIAEQVERIRQQVGTSRVISALSGGVDSAVSTALVHEAVGDQLIAVFVDHGLLRQGEREQVENDYVASTGVKLITVDARETFLNALAGVSDPEQKRKIIGREFIRAFEKVQADLVAEAKAEGEQVRFLVQGTLYPDVVESGGGAGTANIKSHHNVGGLPEDLQFELVEPLRTLFKDEVRAIGRELGLPEAIVGRQPFPGPGLGIRIVGEVTADRLEILREADAIARAELTKAGLDNEIWQCPVVLLADVRSVGVQGDGRTYGHPIVLRPVSSEDAMTADWTRLPYDVLSKISNRITNEVRDVNRVVLDVTSKPPGTIEWE; encoded by the coding sequence GTGACCGAACAGACCGAAACGTCCCAGCGCCCCGTCCTCGTCGTCGACTTCGGCGCCCAGTACGCGCAGCTGATCGCCCGCCGCGTCCGCGAGGCCGGCGTCTACAGCGAGATCGTGCCGCACACCGCGTCGGCGCAGGAGATCGCCGCCAAGAACCCCGTCGGCATCATCCTGTCGGGTGGCCCGTCGTCGGTGTACGAAGAGGGAGCGCCCAGCCTCGACGCCGACGTCTTCGACCTCGACGTACCCACGCTCGGCATCTGCTACGGCTTCCAGGTCATGGCCAAGGCGCTCGGCGGAGAGGTGGCGAACACCGGTCTCCGCGAGTACGGGGCGACGGATGCCACGGTCGTCACCGAGGGCACGCTGCTCGAGGGGCAGCCCGCCGAGCAGAACGTCTGGATGAGCCACGGCGATCAGGTGTCCCGCGCTCCCGAGGGCTTCGAGGTCCTCGCCCGCACCGCCCACACCCCGGTCGCGGCCTTCGCGAACGACGCGCGCCGCATGTACGGCGTGCAGTGGCACCCCGAGGTCAAGCACTCCGACCACGGCCAGCACGTGCTCGAGAACTTCCTGCACAAGGCCGCAGGCCTCCCCGCCGACTGGAACAGCGGCAACGTCATCGCCGAGCAGGTCGAGCGCATCCGCCAGCAGGTCGGCACCAGCCGCGTGATCTCGGCGCTGTCCGGCGGCGTCGACTCCGCCGTCTCGACCGCGCTCGTGCACGAGGCCGTCGGCGACCAGCTCATCGCCGTGTTCGTCGACCACGGTCTGCTCCGCCAGGGCGAGCGCGAGCAGGTCGAGAACGACTACGTCGCCTCCACCGGTGTGAAGCTCATCACCGTCGACGCGCGTGAGACGTTCCTGAACGCCCTCGCCGGGGTCAGCGATCCCGAGCAGAAGCGCAAGATCATCGGCCGGGAGTTCATCCGCGCCTTCGAGAAGGTGCAGGCCGATCTCGTCGCCGAGGCCAAGGCCGAGGGGGAGCAGGTGCGCTTCCTCGTGCAGGGAACGCTCTACCCCGACGTCGTCGAGTCGGGTGGCGGAGCCGGTACCGCGAACATCAAGAGCCACCACAACGTCGGCGGCCTGCCCGAAGATCTGCAGTTCGAGCTCGTCGAACCGCTGCGCACCCTCTTCAAGGACGAGGTCCGCGCCATCGGACGCGAGCTGGGCCTGCCCGAAGCCATCGTCGGCCGTCAGCCCTTTCCGGGGCCCGGCCTTGGCATCCGCATCGTGGGTGAGGTCACCGCTGACCGTCTCGAGATCCTGCGTGAGGCCGACGCCATCGCCCGCGCCGAGCTGACCAAAGCCGGTCTCGACAACGAGATCTGGCAGTGCCCCGTCGTGCTGCTCGCCGACGTGCGCTCGGTGGGCGTCCAGGGAGATGGCCGCACCTACGGACACCCCATCGTGCTGCGCCCGGTCTCGAGCGAAGACGCGATGACCGCCGACTGGACGCGCCTGCCCTACGACGTGCTGTCGAAGATCTCGAACCGCATCACCAACGAGGTGCGCGACGTCAACCGCGTGGTTCTCGACGTGACGTCGAAGCCGCCGGGGACGATCGAATGGGAGTGA
- a CDS encoding TMEM175 family protein, giving the protein MIGRRSHPRASVSARRTEAFTDGVFAIAATLLVLGLTDHPVGALDSDAALGTALAELAPTLATFVIAFLVLCRLWMTHVEQFEHIVRVDTLGMWLNTLRLLFVVLVPFAASVNYGGENLRLGQLVLPGVFLVSLFFSWLQWLWAARSGAVADLSAVETRAAGRAGLTAVVVGAGVVALSPWLGSWAFLLYVVDGPLTRALGGRHSSVDDPDGDVGGRG; this is encoded by the coding sequence ATGATCGGACGCAGAAGTCACCCCCGAGCTTCGGTCTCGGCGCGCCGGACGGAGGCCTTCACCGACGGCGTGTTCGCGATCGCCGCGACCCTGCTCGTTCTCGGGCTCACCGACCACCCCGTGGGGGCGCTGGATTCCGACGCGGCGCTCGGTACCGCGCTGGCCGAGCTCGCCCCGACGCTCGCGACGTTCGTCATCGCGTTCCTGGTGCTCTGCCGCTTGTGGATGACGCACGTCGAACAGTTCGAGCACATCGTGCGGGTGGACACCCTGGGCATGTGGTTGAACACGTTGCGGTTGTTGTTCGTCGTGCTGGTGCCGTTCGCGGCCTCCGTCAACTACGGCGGCGAGAACCTGAGGCTCGGACAACTCGTGCTGCCCGGGGTGTTCTTGGTGTCGTTGTTCTTCAGCTGGCTGCAATGGCTCTGGGCCGCGCGGTCGGGCGCCGTGGCCGACCTCTCCGCTGTCGAGACGCGCGCCGCCGGGCGGGCCGGTCTCACCGCCGTCGTCGTCGGTGCGGGTGTCGTCGCGCTCAGCCCGTGGCTGGGCTCTTGGGCGTTCCTGCTGTACGTCGTCGACGGGCCGCTGACACGCGCGCTGGGTGGCCGACATTCGTCGGTGGACGATCCCGACGGGGATGTCGGAGGGCGCGGGTAG
- a CDS encoding branched-chain amino acid ABC transporter permease translates to MDFLQILSNTASQILAPATFGYALAAIGLSMHFGFAGLLNMGVAGFMAIGAYGFAISILTFGLAWPLAALIGFAAAVVFALIMGIPTLRLRGDYLAIVTIAAAEILRLVFLTSTFRGVTGSADGLFNFQSGWRGENNPLPAGDYGIGPWTYNANRWYVILIGLVAVAVAVLLVWMLMRSPWGRVIRGIREDEDAVRALGKNVFAFKMQALVIGGVIIAAGGIITAMDTNVNPNVYVTSQTFFVYTALLLGGAATIFGPVLGAVLFWVVRAFLSNLLPALSSIGLLPFLTADQSQMLVFVIVGVALMLLVIFRPQGILGSKKEMTFVR, encoded by the coding sequence ATGGACTTCCTGCAGATCCTCTCGAACACGGCCTCGCAGATCCTCGCGCCGGCCACGTTCGGTTACGCCCTTGCGGCCATCGGCCTGTCGATGCACTTCGGCTTCGCCGGCCTTCTCAACATGGGCGTCGCCGGCTTCATGGCCATCGGCGCCTACGGCTTCGCGATCTCGATCCTGACGTTCGGCCTTGCGTGGCCGCTCGCCGCTCTGATCGGTTTCGCAGCGGCCGTCGTGTTCGCGCTCATCATGGGCATCCCGACGCTTCGGCTGCGAGGCGACTACCTCGCCATCGTCACGATCGCGGCCGCCGAGATCCTCCGACTGGTGTTCCTCACCTCGACCTTCCGTGGCGTCACGGGCTCGGCCGACGGCCTGTTCAACTTCCAGTCGGGGTGGCGCGGCGAGAACAACCCGCTCCCGGCAGGGGACTACGGCATCGGCCCGTGGACGTACAACGCCAACCGCTGGTACGTCATCCTCATCGGCCTGGTCGCCGTCGCCGTCGCGGTCCTCCTCGTCTGGATGCTCATGCGCAGCCCCTGGGGTCGTGTCATCCGCGGCATCCGCGAAGACGAAGACGCCGTGCGCGCACTCGGAAAGAACGTCTTCGCCTTCAAGATGCAGGCACTCGTCATCGGCGGTGTGATCATCGCCGCGGGCGGCATCATCACCGCCATGGACACGAACGTGAACCCGAACGTCTACGTCACCTCGCAGACGTTCTTCGTGTACACGGCGCTCCTGCTCGGTGGTGCGGCGACGATCTTCGGCCCGGTGCTCGGCGCCGTGCTGTTCTGGGTCGTGCGCGCGTTCCTGTCGAACCTGTTGCCGGCGCTGTCCTCGATCGGACTGCTGCCGTTCCTCACCGCAGACCAGTCCCAGATGCTCGTCTTCGTCATCGTCGGCGTCGCGCTCATGCTGCTCGTGATCTTCCGCCCCCAGGGCATCCTGGGCAGCAAGAAGGAGATGACCTTTGTCCGATGA
- a CDS encoding ABC transporter ATP-binding protein: protein MPSASAPRVKATGLHKGEIAPGVAKVDPIIIADNVRRDFGGNTAVDVKHLEIPRNAITALIGPNGAGKTTLFNLLTGFDKPNSGQWSFDGRNLAGIPAFKAARMGQVRTFQLTKALGLLTVLENMKLGATKQKGESLLSSILPFVWRKQETDNDAKARELLKRFKLDSKETDFAASLSGGQRKLLEMARALMSDPTLVMLDEPMAGVNPALTQSLLDHILDLKDLGMTVLFVEHDMHMVRHIADWVVVMAEGKIVAEGPPDTVMKDQAVIDAYLGAHQDVDLGVVTGRHEGTVDSTAAAELLETAQQVDAAIDAESSHEKEDGR from the coding sequence GTGCCCAGCGCCTCGGCGCCGCGGGTGAAGGCGACCGGGCTGCACAAGGGCGAGATCGCCCCCGGCGTCGCGAAGGTCGACCCGATCATCATCGCCGACAACGTCCGCCGCGACTTCGGCGGCAACACCGCCGTCGATGTGAAGCACCTAGAGATCCCACGAAATGCCATCACGGCGCTGATCGGGCCCAACGGTGCGGGCAAGACGACGCTGTTCAACCTCCTGACCGGCTTTGACAAGCCCAACAGCGGCCAGTGGTCGTTCGACGGCCGCAACCTCGCCGGTATCCCCGCGTTCAAGGCGGCCCGCATGGGTCAGGTGCGCACGTTCCAGCTCACCAAAGCGCTGGGTCTGCTCACCGTCCTCGAGAATATGAAGCTCGGCGCGACGAAGCAGAAGGGCGAGAGCCTGCTCTCGAGCATCCTCCCGTTCGTGTGGCGTAAGCAGGAGACCGACAACGACGCCAAGGCGCGCGAGCTGCTCAAGCGTTTCAAGCTCGACAGCAAAGAGACCGACTTCGCGGCCTCCCTCTCGGGCGGCCAGCGCAAGCTCCTCGAGATGGCGCGAGCGCTCATGAGCGATCCGACGCTGGTCATGCTGGACGAGCCGATGGCCGGGGTCAACCCCGCGCTGACGCAGTCGTTGCTCGACCACATCCTCGATCTCAAGGACCTCGGTATGACCGTGCTGTTCGTCGAGCACGACATGCACATGGTCCGCCACATCGCCGACTGGGTCGTCGTGATGGCCGAGGGCAAGATCGTCGCCGAGGGGCCGCCCGACACCGTCATGAAGGACCAGGCCGTGATCGACGCGTACCTCGGCGCACACCAGGACGTCGACCTGGGTGTTGTCACCGGCCGCCACGAGGGCACGGTCGACTCGACCGCAGCCGCCGAGCTGCTCGAGACCGCGCAGCAGGTCGACGCCGCGATCGACGCAGAGTCGTCGCACGAGAAGGAGGACGGTCGATGA